The DNA region GGATAGCGAAAATACATTCACTCTTTCTGATAATTTCTGTCTGAGTCGATCTTTCCACGCCTGCGACACAGGGGAGTTACCAAAATCAAACGCTTCTGGATCAAATAGTTGATGGTCTTTTGGTGCCTCACGCGCGTCTCTTACTGTGTCTGTAGCATAAACTCTGCCTAGCACTGTCCCGTTAGGTATAGACTTTTCCTTAAGTGTGTCATTGCGTACCAAAACTCTGACTTGGCTTGTCTCCATGGCTGAAAAGGGAACCACTACAGGAGGAACTAAGACTCCAGCAGGAAGGACATCCTCTTCAGGACCCTCTACCAGATAAATATCTTTCTCCAGGGGAGACTGACAGTCGATGCGGCCAACTACACATTTCTCGGTCTGAGGAGGGAGTGTAAGAGGGCTATCTCCCACCCACTTCACCTCACCGACAGGCTTTTCTTCAAGAGCAGCAAGGTTACTTGTAGGGACTAACCTGTCTGTTACCCACTGAGGCTGTATCCGCATAACATGAGAGGTCTTGGGCCCTGTGCTACCAGTACAAATGTCAGCTAATCTCTGGAAAAAGCTGGCATTGGTACCAACAATCAACGGCGTTTGCTTAGGCCCTACTGGATCGGGACACACCAATGCAAGTACCGAAATCACTTCAGATGAGCCCATTAGCGCCTGTGGGAATTCCACATCCACGACAATATACCCCCGGTAAGGGTAGCTGGATGAGCTCAAACCCCAGATAGCCAACCCATCAAGGTGATTCAATGGTACTTGGGGTAGGTGACTTGAGTACCATTTCTCAAAGACAATGGTCACCTGTGACCCGCTGTCTAACAAAGCCGAACAAGGCTGTCCATTAACCTTGACCTCAACTGTGGATGATGGCCCTACAAGACCAGCTGGTAGAAGACTAGGCTCAGGAACCTCAACTAGGCTTTTCTTGGAAAAACAATTACTCTTCTCTACATCAGTATCTTTCGGTGCTGAAGAGGGTTTTCTTTCTTTGGATTTGCGAAGTACTTGTAAAAGTTTCTGAATGACTAAAGCAGAATTTGTGGCATGCTCACATCTGTTGGCAATGTGGCCATCTCCACCACAATTGTAACAGAAAAAGCCATCACTGTTTTTACCTGCCGATCTTGACGGAGCAAATGAACCACGGCTCACCGGAAACTCTTGAGCACTCGGGCTACTCGCCCCCACACTAAGCACAGACAATTGTTTCTGTAGTTGTTCTACTTGAGCTTTTAGTGCTAGCACTTCTGCATTACGCGGGTTATCTGAGGGCCTCACATCAGATTTGCTTTTAACCTCATCCCTTTCTGAGGGCCGTGACAGACCAGTGCTGCCCAGTTGGAGTCGTAACTCTTTAGCATCTACTTTCACATTGTCTCGATTTGACAGTGAGCCTTTCACTCTGTCTTTTACTGTCTTATCTTTCACACTGGCACCTAGCTTACGTCTagccgcttcattttcttccTCTTCTCGAATCTCATTAAGAAGTTTAAGAAATGTGGGGGGGGTTTCTTTCCGTTCATGCAGCCGCAATTTCAAAAGCATCAGATCTGATTCAATCGCACCCCTTAACAACTGTTCTACTCGGGCTCGATCAGCTCTCTGAGGCATTAACCCTCCCCTTTTAATCACTAATGTTAGCGATTTTTCTTGTCTACGGAGAAAATCAGACAAGGCCTCTCCAGGCTCTTGTCGAAGCAAACGGAAAGCAAAATATAAGTCCTCACCTGACTCGGAGGTACTAAAAGCACTCTCTAAAGCCTCAATATACTCAAGTGCTGTAGCATCTGGGTTGTTGACTCTTACCGCTTTGATCACCTCTAAGGCTGGCCCTTTAAGGCTCTCCACAATGCGTTTGCGCTTCTCCTTGGTGGAGCAGTCTGTCTCAAAAATCATCAATCTAGCTTGCTCAAGCCAATTCTCACTATTCTCTTCACCTACTGGGGTGGGCTCGATACCTGAAAATATGCGCAAGCGACGGTAGGCTTGACCATCGCTAGTAGGCTTAGTTTTCTCCAACAATTCCCCAATGGCGCGAATAATTGTCTCAGGTGATGTAACATTTGAAGCCAAGGGGTTAATCAGACTCTGAAGGTCAGTGATGCTTTTGCCCTCCCTACTTAAGAACTGAGATAATTTGTCAGAAAAAGCATTCACATTAGGATCCTCATCTTTTACCACAACAATTTTCCAGGTGTCCCCAGAGGATGGCAACACCTCAGATGGCACCTGGGTGGGGCagattttctctctgcactcaCACAATACTAAAAATGTCCCAGGAACTGTGCCTTCTTTCGTTGCGCGAGCCCGCACTCGACCAAAGACTTTAACAGTTTGCACCGTGTCTTCGATAAACGCAACATCAGTGTCAGATGGCACACCGACAAGTAAAATAGCATGTTGGGGATCAATTTTCTCATTTGCGCACCAGCTGCGAAGTTCTTTTGAATGATCGTTCTCTGACATTTTGCTTTTACCTTTAGTTTAGAAGACAGGAAATCCCAGCGGTGCCTCCATTATGTAGCCCCTATCCTCCGCCCCTTTACACAAGACCAGAGTTTACGATAAGGACCTGGGTTCTTTTAATACTAAATGATCTTTTAATCCTGTCTTCTACTAATTAATTAGTCCTCCAGTGATTCACTTCAAAACTGCAAAAACACACATACTCACAAATCAACGTTTAAACACAGATATACTGTATTGAATGTCTTTTGAAATGAATAGTTTTTTACTtgaaatgaaatatgaaatggAATGAAATATGAATCAATATCAAAATCTGACAatgtaaatgaaatgtaaataaacaaataaaataaatcaaacaaactTCTGTGTGATTGTCTTTCTTTTAACTGCAACTAAACACTTTTTCACTGTATCACTGCAGGATTATCAATCTTAAATCACCGTAGTGGATTTAAGTCACAAAAGTTATCCACATAAACACCAAACAGACAGTTTAAAGCTTCAGTTACTCAAAGTTATACTTTACAAATGAACGTGTAACTCGTTTAACTTTCTGTAAGCTCAAATAACTCTTTACATCTTTTAACGTATCCAAAAACACATTAGAATTAAAGAAAAGGAAAAGACCGGTCACCTTGTTATTAGTGCACTTGAATCTCTTTCACAcgtgcacgcgcacacacatacacagtacacacatcccACCCCGTTGCAGGCCTGATACGGAGCTTGAGTGCGTAGTGGCCGGGAAAACAAAACTGGCCCCTTCGCTCTGAAGAGCAAACAAAAAGACTTTTTGGACGTTTACCTCAATCTGGAAGCTAGTGTGCGTTGAAACACATTCACGTTCATCACATTGAAATGGTCCTCAGTGTCACGTGCGTGGCGATGTCTCAGTGTGCAACAGGTTCGATGGCTGTTTAAGCACCAGACGCTCACAAAGTTACCAGACGATGCCCACAGACATCCCGATCCCGAGAAACGAAAGTCCGCGTAATTGTCATGAAAATCCGCTCGGTTAAAGCAGATAATAACAGCAGTTTCAGTCACAATAATACCGTAAGTTATGCTGACGTGCACCGCGTTCAACTCTGACCGAGCCAAACATGCAGAGACTGCAAACTTACTTGAAACAGTACGAAGTAAAAACGATCCACCTCCTCAATGTAGAAATACGAGCAGTACTTCTGTTTACAGCAAGATTCACGTTTTAAACACTCAAACAAATCACTATATATCACGTCTTTCCTCTCGGTAACTTTCTATCGTCTCTCCTCTCTTATCTCTCCAACTTTCTCTGAGCATCTCCCAAACAAACCCTCCCTTCTGACAATCTGATTGGCTCAAAAACATGTCAATCACTTTTTTGTCCAATGAACATCAAATGACAAAACCCCAAACTGATGTTAGACACGTTTTTCTCATGTACAAATCAACCAAACATAATATAGCaaagtaaacaaaaacaatacattttaaacaaaatccaGTTTCAAAATACatagaaaataaaacattttataatacaTTCACCCTcagtaaataaagaaaataacaaatttatacaTCAGGGTTACATGTGTCTTATGTCCCAGCTGCTGTCTGtgaagagagagaggaagagagtgAATACCAGAGAAACGAACAGTGTGAACCTCATACTTACCGTAGGCTGTaaccagcgaagaggtgagaaagCCAAGTTGAACTAACTGTGTCTTATGTCCCAGCTGCTGTCTGTgaagagatagagagaaagagtgagTGACACGACAAAGAACCGTGTGAGCACGAGGACGAAAGCCTCCACGAGGGAGACCAAGGTACGCAACCAGGACATTAACCCCCACACTCATTCTAtttttgattctgcctccaggaggaagaaggagggcgccacggataacTAGACTCAGGCCGGACCCTGAGTCCCACGTCCCGGACCCCAGTCGCCCCCTTGTTCCCTGTCATCCTCTCGGCCGTGGcccacctggagggcagagccTGATATTAGTTTTAACCCCCCCCTTCCCCATTTCCaagcatattttaaatatttaataaataaagattgttttaataTTACCTGctctcgttgttgtctggtcattgggttggctttggagacctcctcgaggtggaagttgagaaggggcgtggctttaagTAAAgcatagccagcccctgggcGTGACaatgccatatcttaaaatacatcagtgccctttgtttgcCCGTTGATtaagcattttttatcattacttTATTATCCTAATTGAGTGGGGAGAAAACTATGCCATATAAtcagaaatattatatatagactatatttaggccaaagtaacaaatgtgtgcaaaaagttacacaaattacaaaatgatttgtaaaagttacaaaatgcaACGCGAGTCATGTGCGGGGTCTCCTCTGGCACCCATCACGCACCGGGTCTGCTGTTCTGTATGATGTAGCTTAAGTGCAACACGGAGTTTgaagatgtaaagaaaaaaagaaaaacaggagaATTAACTTTAAGCAAGTTTGGAGGAAAGTCGGAGGTATGGAACCAGTTATACATTCTCATTCGTGCCAGTAGCCTACGCCGGCTTTGTTTTCCTttgcttttttaagtttttaatatttataatttctaACATGGAAACTTTATTGACATCACTCGAGTTAAGGCGATTAGTGAACCTTTCAATTCACTGGTTTCATTTAATTCTATTTTTTAAacgtaaatgtaatatttttgtcttaagttttgtttcagtttgcaATGCCTCCTGCGCAgcggtgtaaaaataagatatttttcgactttaaaattcaaacatCATATCCTAAATTGTCGGAATATATTCCATATGTATTAATTTGGATTTAtagatgtttaacattaaaatcgatgGATGGGAATaatttacattaattttttaaatgccCAAATGCGCAGGTTCCTTATTGTACATCGAGGCTTTACAATTTAGTTCCTTTCATgtcgttttaataatttaattcaatcttttttactttaaatgtttaatttaaatgttctGTTACATTTACATGTGCGTTTAACAACGCGAAACAATTTGgcaatatttttaaatagtttttttaaaagATTACCCTTTTCTGATATGCAGGATAAGGAGTTGTGatggaaaaaaaatcataaattctCTTCTGAGACATTGCGAAGCTGATAGATAGGCTACAGATAGCCTAGTAATTCGTTCTATGTGGCTGTGAGTGTGCGTGCTTGTGTGTTATGCTTATACGTAGCCTACGCAGCTTATCGGCTGAATCGCAATCACGTCGTCAAaacaaatctgattggctaatacacactgaaataaattaaatcattttaaaattactaaaTTAATAATTCTCTCTTCATCACACAGCCCAAACATGACATACAAAATGTCTTGGAACAGTAACAAACAACAATCAGAGATATTTATAAGCTATCACTTTATGGTCATTGCAGTTTTAAATctttgccaccagggggtgcccACTTCCCGCGCCCATGCAAGGGTTGTCAGGTCAGAAACAGAATGACACACAAACACGAGAAACTTCACAGGTGAGAATTGAGAGtggctttttaaaaacacctgctACTTGTTTCTCAAGAATGGTTTATCATTGTCttgtcattaggaaaatataagaaaCTAATTTAGGATACAATGGTTACTTTTCAGCACATCAATTAATTTCTTTTCTATGCCA from Paramisgurnus dabryanus chromosome 8, PD_genome_1.1, whole genome shotgun sequence includes:
- the LOC141282490 gene encoding paraneoplastic antigen Ma1 homolog, whose translation is MSENDHSKELRSWCANEKIDPQHAILLVGVPSDTDVAFIEDTVQTVKVFGRVRARATKEGTVPGTFLVLCECREKICPTQVPSEVLPSSGDTWKIVVVKDEDPNVNAFSDKLSQFLSREGKSITDLQSLINPLASNVTSPETIIRAIGELLEKTKPTSDGQAYRRLRIFSGIEPTPVGEENSENWLEQARLMIFETDCSTKEKRKRIVESLKGPALEVIKAVRVNNPDATALEYIEALESAFSTSESDKKNR